A stretch of the Bradyrhizobium sp. CCBAU 53351 genome encodes the following:
- a CDS encoding ubiquinone biosynthesis hydroxylase, producing MSVQGSIVIGGGAFAGLALALALRQGLGPEIPVIVADPALATRPSRDPRATAIVAACRRLFEAIGAWEDVKAEAQPILDMVVTDSKLEDATRPVFLNFAGDVAPGEPFAHMVENRRLIDALTARAEAEGIDLRATTVASYDARPEGIDVTLGDGSVIAAGLLVAADGARSKLRERAGIATHGWEYDQSGIVVTVGHERDHEGRAEEHFLPAGPFAILPLSGKRSSLVWTERRAEAARIVALSDEEFHAELEQRFGLHLGEVKALDKPRAFPLSYFVARSFIATRLALVGDAAHVIHPIAGQGLNMGLKDVAALAEVVVDAARLGMDLGGADVLERYQRWRRFDTMAMGVATNSLNFLFSNQSTLLRTVRDIGLGLVDRAPPLKNLFIRQAAGLTGEVPRLLKGEAL from the coding sequence ATGTCGGTACAGGGAAGCATTGTCATTGGCGGCGGCGCGTTTGCCGGCCTCGCGCTGGCCTTGGCGTTACGCCAGGGGCTCGGCCCCGAGATCCCCGTCATCGTCGCCGATCCCGCGCTCGCGACACGTCCCAGCCGCGACCCCCGCGCGACCGCGATCGTGGCCGCCTGCCGCCGCCTGTTCGAGGCGATCGGCGCCTGGGAGGACGTCAAGGCCGAGGCGCAGCCGATCCTCGACATGGTCGTCACTGACTCCAAGCTGGAGGACGCTACCCGTCCGGTCTTCCTCAATTTCGCGGGCGACGTCGCGCCGGGCGAGCCCTTTGCGCATATGGTCGAGAACCGCCGGCTGATCGATGCGCTGACGGCGCGTGCGGAAGCCGAGGGCATCGATCTCCGTGCCACCACCGTGGCGTCCTACGATGCGCGGCCCGAAGGCATCGACGTGACGCTGGGCGACGGCAGCGTGATCGCCGCCGGCCTTCTGGTCGCCGCCGATGGCGCGCGCTCAAAGCTGCGCGAACGCGCGGGCATCGCGACTCATGGCTGGGAGTATGATCAATCCGGCATCGTCGTCACGGTCGGCCACGAGCGCGATCATGAGGGCCGCGCCGAGGAGCATTTCCTGCCGGCTGGTCCCTTCGCGATCCTGCCGCTCTCCGGCAAGCGCTCCTCGCTGGTGTGGACCGAGCGCCGGGCTGAGGCCGCGCGCATCGTTGCGCTCAGCGACGAGGAATTTCACGCCGAGCTCGAGCAGCGCTTCGGCCTGCATCTCGGCGAGGTCAAGGCGCTCGACAAGCCGCGCGCGTTTCCGCTGTCCTATTTCGTCGCGCGCTCCTTCATCGCCACCCGCCTCGCGCTGGTCGGCGATGCCGCCCATGTCATCCACCCCATTGCGGGCCAGGGCCTCAACATGGGCTTGAAGGATGTCGCGGCCTTGGCCGAAGTCGTGGTCGATGCCGCGCGGCTCGGCATGGATCTCGGCGGCGCCGACGTGCTCGAGCGCTACCAGCGCTGGCGCCGCTTCGACACCATGGCGATGGGCGTTGCCACCAACTCGCTGAACTTCCTGTTTTCCAACCAATCGACGCTGCTGCGCACCGTCCGTGACATCGGTCTCGGACTCGTCGACCGCGCCCCGCCGCTGAAGAACCTCTTCATCCGCCAGGCCGCCGGGCTCACGGGCGAGGTGCCACGGCTGTTGAAGGGCGAGGCGTTGTAG
- a CDS encoding GFA family protein → MRLEGGCYCGEVRYQAEGDPMMQAQCHCRECQYISGGAPNTFIAMPVAGFSYTKGQPKQFTRKDLERAVTREFCAECGTHLVTKVPGLPAVVVKVGTLDDPTQFHPQMAIYTCDIQEFHAIPAGMKTFEKLPGR, encoded by the coding sequence ATGCGTTTGGAAGGCGGATGTTATTGCGGCGAAGTGCGCTACCAGGCCGAGGGCGACCCGATGATGCAGGCCCAGTGTCATTGCCGCGAGTGCCAGTACATCTCGGGCGGCGCGCCCAACACCTTCATCGCGATGCCGGTGGCCGGCTTCAGCTACACCAAGGGTCAGCCCAAGCAGTTCACCCGCAAGGACCTCGAACGCGCCGTCACGCGTGAGTTCTGCGCCGAATGCGGCACCCATCTGGTGACCAAGGTTCCGGGCCTGCCCGCCGTGGTGGTGAAGGTCGGCACGCTGGACGATCCGACCCAGTTCCATCCGCAGATGGCGATCTACACCTGCGACATCCAGGAATTCCATGCGATCCCCGCGGGCATGAAGACGTTCGAGAAACTGCCGGGGCGCTGA
- a CDS encoding P-II family nitrogen regulator: protein MKLVVAIIKPFKLDEVRQALTAIGVHGMTVTEVKGYGRQKGHTEIYRGAEYVVNFLPKLRIEIAVASDIADKAVGVITASARTGQIGDGKIFVTPIDHALRIRTGETDSDAL from the coding sequence ATGAAACTCGTCGTCGCGATCATCAAACCCTTCAAGCTCGATGAGGTCCGCCAGGCCCTGACGGCGATCGGCGTCCACGGCATGACTGTGACCGAGGTGAAGGGTTATGGCCGGCAGAAGGGCCATACCGAGATCTATCGCGGCGCCGAATATGTCGTGAACTTCCTGCCCAAGCTGCGCATCGAAATCGCGGTGGCCTCCGACATCGCCGACAAGGCCGTCGGTGTGATCACGGCCTCCGCCCGCACCGGGCAGATCGGCGACGGCAAGATCTTCGTCACGCCGATCGATCACGCGCTGCGCATCCGCACCGGCGAAACCGACAGCGACGCGCTTTAG
- a CDS encoding TetR/AcrR family transcriptional regulator has translation MTDQLSADDWIKAGLKALASSGFTALKADPLAKAMGVSRGSFYWHFADLGAFHAAVLKRWREIAAEQIIADVEAASDEPLKALLRRTFGARLDLERAVRNWAAFDAAAQGAVRAIDRRRLDYIEQLLGKRGLGAATAQARAQILYWTFLGFALSGAPVPAARLQPMLDEVLTMVSA, from the coding sequence ATGACCGACCAGCTTTCAGCCGACGACTGGATCAAGGCAGGCCTCAAGGCGCTCGCCAGCAGCGGCTTCACCGCGCTCAAGGCCGACCCGCTGGCAAAGGCCATGGGGGTGTCGCGCGGCAGTTTCTACTGGCATTTCGCCGATCTCGGCGCGTTCCACGCCGCCGTGCTGAAGCGCTGGCGCGAGATCGCGGCGGAGCAGATCATCGCCGACGTCGAGGCCGCCAGCGACGAGCCGTTGAAGGCGCTGCTGCGCAGGACGTTCGGCGCGCGGCTTGATCTCGAACGCGCGGTGCGCAATTGGGCGGCTTTCGATGCCGCTGCGCAAGGGGCCGTGCGCGCGATCGACCGCCGCAGGCTCGACTATATCGAGCAGCTGCTGGGAAAGCGCGGGCTCGGAGCGGCGACGGCGCAGGCCCGCGCACAGATTCTCTACTGGACGTTTCTCGGCTTCGCGCTTTCAGGCGCGCCGGTGCCGGCGGCACGGCTGCAGCCCATGCTCGACGAGGTCTTAACGATGGTCTCCGCTTGA
- a CDS encoding aminotransferase class I/II-fold pyridoxal phosphate-dependent enzyme, with product MVMTASSRAPQAGGSSNNERSPFVRLNELLAPHQPGKPLISLAVGEPQHPVPDFVGPVLAKHIADFGRYPMNQGTDPFRQAASAWMSSRFKLPRALDPKGEILVLNGSREGLFLAAIAAARYVGPRPGKPAILMPNPFYPVYGAGALAAACEPVYLPTTVENGFLPDLDAIDEATLARTVAFYLASPANPQGSVASRDYFTRLKRLADRYGFMILSDECYSEIYTREAPGSALECAGADFTRVAAFQSLSKRSNLPGLRVGFAAGDKIFIGMFLELRNIAAPQVPVPLQHVATFAYGDEAHVEENRRLYRIKFDLADQIIGNRYGYRRPDAGFCVWLNTSGIGDDVSVTLKLFKEAGVRVVPGSFLARQQPDGFNPGAGYIRLALVQDGETTAQALHRLVETLG from the coding sequence ATGGTCATGACCGCTTCATCCCGTGCGCCGCAGGCCGGTGGAAGCTCCAACAACGAACGCTCGCCCTTCGTCCGTCTGAACGAGCTGCTGGCGCCGCATCAGCCTGGCAAGCCCTTGATTTCGCTTGCGGTCGGCGAACCGCAGCATCCCGTGCCCGATTTCGTCGGGCCGGTGCTGGCCAAGCACATCGCCGATTTCGGGCGTTACCCGATGAACCAGGGCACCGACCCGTTCCGCCAGGCCGCAAGCGCCTGGATGTCGTCGCGCTTCAAGCTGCCGCGGGCGCTCGACCCCAAGGGCGAGATTCTCGTGCTCAATGGCAGCCGGGAGGGCCTGTTCCTCGCCGCGATCGCAGCCGCGCGCTATGTCGGCCCGCGCCCCGGCAAGCCCGCCATCCTGATGCCGAACCCGTTCTATCCAGTCTATGGCGCCGGCGCTCTCGCTGCCGCCTGCGAGCCAGTCTATCTGCCGACCACGGTCGAAAACGGCTTCCTGCCTGATCTCGACGCCATCGACGAGGCAACGCTGGCGCGCACCGTGGCGTTCTATCTGGCCTCGCCTGCCAACCCGCAAGGCTCGGTCGCCTCGCGCGATTACTTCACGCGCCTGAAGCGCCTCGCCGATCGCTACGGCTTCATGATCCTCAGCGACGAATGCTATTCGGAGATCTACACCCGCGAAGCGCCGGGCAGCGCGCTCGAATGCGCGGGCGCGGATTTCACCCGCGTGGCCGCGTTCCAGTCGCTATCGAAGCGCTCGAACCTGCCGGGCCTGCGCGTCGGCTTCGCCGCCGGCGACAAGATATTCATCGGCATGTTCCTGGAGCTGCGCAACATCGCAGCGCCCCAGGTGCCGGTGCCGCTGCAGCATGTCGCGACCTTCGCCTACGGCGACGAAGCGCATGTCGAGGAGAACCGCAGGCTGTACCGGATCAAGTTCGACCTCGCCGACCAGATCATCGGCAACCGTTACGGCTATCGCCGGCCCGATGCCGGCTTCTGCGTCTGGCTCAATACGTCGGGGATCGGCGACGACGTGTCCGTGACGCTCAAGCTTTTCAAGGAAGCAGGTGTGCGCGTGGTGCCCGGCAGCTTCCTGGCGCGACAGCAACCTGACGGATTCAATCCCGGCGCGGGCTACATTCGTCTCGCGCTGGTGCAGGATGGTGAGACCACGGCGCAGGCGTTGCATCGCCTGGTCGAGACTCTGGGTTAG
- a CDS encoding P-II family nitrogen regulator → MKIVMAIIKPFKLEEVRDALTAIGVHGLTVTEVKGYGRQKGHTEIYRGAEYAVSFLPKIKIEVAVASDQVDKTIDAITSAAKTGQIGDGKIFVINLDHAVRIRTGEADAAAL, encoded by the coding sequence ATGAAAATTGTTATGGCGATTATCAAGCCATTCAAGCTGGAAGAAGTCCGTGACGCCCTGACCGCCATCGGCGTTCACGGTCTCACGGTGACGGAAGTCAAGGGATATGGCCGCCAGAAGGGCCATACGGAAATCTATCGCGGTGCCGAATATGCCGTGAGCTTCCTGCCCAAGATCAAGATCGAGGTCGCTGTCGCCTCCGACCAGGTCGACAAGACCATCGACGCCATCACGTCCGCCGCCAAGACCGGACAGATCGGCGACGGCAAGATCTTCGTCATCAACCTTGACCACGCGGTGCGTATCCGCACCGGCGAGGCCGATGCCGCGGCCCTTTGA
- a CDS encoding crotonase/enoyl-CoA hydratase family protein, producing MTDRVRVTVVDDVAHVRLNRPDKMNALDPAMFAALIEAGADLRDSPEIRAVVLSGEGRAFCAGLDLERLVATTRGEPLLPPVDLTQRTHGVANYAQHLVWLWRELPVPVIAAVHGIAFGGGFQLALGADLRYLAPDTKLAVIETKWGLVPDMCGTQLMRHLAREDIVRELTYTGRVFSADEAVTYGFATRLVDDPVAAALATAREMAGRSPDAIRAAKRLLKLSATCQVATGLAAETAEQAALLGSVNHVEAVRSNLEGRTPRWSRA from the coding sequence ATGACTGATCGCGTCCGTGTGACTGTCGTGGATGACGTGGCCCACGTCCGCCTGAACCGTCCGGACAAGATGAATGCGCTCGATCCCGCGATGTTCGCGGCGCTCATCGAAGCCGGCGCAGACCTGCGCGACAGCCCGGAGATTCGGGCCGTCGTGCTCTCCGGCGAGGGACGCGCATTCTGCGCGGGCCTCGACCTGGAGCGCCTTGTCGCCACGACGCGAGGCGAGCCGCTGCTTCCGCCCGTGGATCTCACGCAGCGAACCCACGGCGTCGCGAATTATGCCCAGCACCTTGTCTGGCTCTGGCGCGAGCTGCCGGTGCCCGTGATCGCAGCGGTGCACGGCATTGCCTTCGGCGGCGGTTTCCAGCTCGCGCTCGGCGCGGACCTGCGCTACCTCGCGCCCGATACGAAGCTCGCGGTGATCGAGACGAAATGGGGGCTGGTGCCGGATATGTGCGGCACGCAATTGATGCGCCATCTCGCGCGCGAGGATATCGTGCGTGAGCTGACCTATACCGGGCGCGTTTTCTCGGCCGACGAGGCGGTAACCTACGGCTTTGCAACGCGGCTCGTCGATGATCCCGTGGCCGCGGCACTGGCAACGGCGCGTGAGATGGCTGGCCGCAGCCCTGATGCGATTCGTGCCGCCAAGCGGCTGCTCAAACTGTCCGCAACTTGCCAGGTGGCAACCGGTCTCGCCGCCGAGACTGCCGAACAGGCGGCGCTGCTCGGCTCCGTCAATCATGTCGAAGCGGTCAGGAGCAACCTCGAAGGCCGTACCCCACGATGGAGCCGCGCATGA
- a CDS encoding Trm112 family protein, protein MNTPTERPEASVDPKLLEILVCPLTKGPLEFDSAKQELISRSAKLAYPIRDGIPIMLPEEARKID, encoded by the coding sequence ATGAATACGCCCACCGAACGTCCCGAAGCCAGCGTCGATCCCAAATTGCTGGAGATTCTCGTCTGCCCGCTGACCAAGGGCCCGCTGGAGTTCGATTCCGCCAAGCAGGAGCTGATTTCGCGCAGCGCCAAGCTCGCTTATCCGATCCGCGACGGCATCCCGATCATGCTGCCGGAAGAGGCGCGGAAGATCGATTGA
- a CDS encoding DUF4339 domain-containing protein: MASWFYASEGKQQGPFPEGQFRDLVAQGVVRPDTLVWTEGMAGWQKAAEIPGLVGGGGAPPMIPAGGPPMMGSRVSAGDAGGGSLAVDFGILEFTWRTLVFVIGSCFIIPVPWLFVWYLNWIVPCVKVPGRPNLSFTGTAMTLVPWFFGFIVLAIAIGFVGSQLLSNLLFIVQIVLYWLLVKWMIANLASSGQPLGLSFTGSVWAYIGWNLLFAISIITIIGWAWVAAAQMRWFCRSIEGTRREIVFKGSGLDILWRGIVAAILSSLIIPIPWVYRWIMNWFASQTELAPRGSLGA; this comes from the coding sequence ATGGCGAGTTGGTTCTACGCATCCGAGGGCAAGCAGCAGGGGCCCTTTCCGGAAGGGCAATTCCGCGACCTCGTTGCCCAGGGTGTGGTGCGCCCGGATACGCTGGTGTGGACCGAGGGCATGGCCGGCTGGCAGAAGGCCGCCGAAATCCCCGGCCTGGTCGGGGGCGGCGGCGCGCCGCCGATGATCCCGGCGGGCGGCCCGCCGATGATGGGCTCCCGTGTTTCTGCTGGTGACGCCGGCGGCGGATCGCTGGCCGTCGATTTCGGCATCCTCGAGTTCACCTGGCGCACGCTCGTCTTCGTGATTGGCTCGTGCTTCATCATCCCGGTGCCGTGGCTATTTGTCTGGTACCTGAACTGGATCGTGCCCTGCGTGAAGGTCCCCGGACGGCCGAATCTCAGCTTCACCGGCACTGCGATGACGCTGGTGCCATGGTTCTTCGGCTTCATCGTTCTGGCGATCGCGATCGGTTTCGTCGGCAGCCAGCTGCTGAGCAATCTGCTGTTCATCGTCCAGATCGTGCTCTACTGGCTGCTGGTCAAATGGATGATCGCCAACCTCGCCTCCAGCGGGCAGCCGCTGGGCTTGAGCTTCACCGGCTCGGTCTGGGCCTATATCGGCTGGAATTTGCTGTTTGCGATTTCCATCATCACCATCATCGGCTGGGCCTGGGTCGCCGCAGCCCAGATGCGCTGGTTCTGCCGCAGCATCGAGGGCACGCGGCGCGAGATCGTGTTCAAGGGCTCGGGCCTCGACATCCTCTGGCGCGGCATCGTCGCTGCGATCCTGAGCAGCCTGATCATCCCGATTCCGTGGGTGTATCGCTGGATCATGAACTGGTTCGCGTCGCAGACCGAGCTCGCTCCGCGCGGGTCTCTTGGTGCTTGA
- a CDS encoding ammonium transporter, producing MTFKRPYGAGLAALAVGLFAATAAYAEPTVNKGDNAWMLTSTVLVLLMTIPGLALFYGGLVRSKNMLSVLMQVFYTVCVVTVIWAVYGYSLAFTGGSDFIGGFSKAFMMGVTTDSKAATFSVDANISELIYMCFQMTFAAITPALIVGAFAERMKFSAIALFIPLWVTLIYFPIAHMVWYWPGPDMIQDAAKALAAATDAAAKTAAQAKLDEINADAGWIFKKGAIDFAGGTVVHINAGIAGLVGALLIGKRVGYGKELMAPHSLTMSMIGASLLWVGWFGFNAGSNLEANGGAALAMTNSFVATAAAALSWMFAEWIIKGHPSVLGVISGAVAGLVAVTPAAGFSGVMGAIVLGLIVGVVCLFFCTVVKNALGYDDSLDVFGVHCVGGIVGALGTGILVNPALGGAGIIDYTAIPPKVADYDFAAQMMSQIWGVGTTLVWSGVGSAILYKVVDVIVGLRTNVESEREGLDITEHTERAYNM from the coding sequence ATGACGTTCAAGCGTCCCTATGGCGCGGGATTGGCGGCTCTCGCAGTCGGCCTGTTCGCTGCGACCGCAGCCTACGCCGAGCCAACGGTCAACAAGGGAGACAACGCCTGGATGCTGACATCGACAGTGCTCGTGCTGTTGATGACGATTCCCGGCCTCGCGCTGTTCTACGGCGGTCTCGTCCGTTCCAAGAACATGCTCTCCGTCCTGATGCAGGTGTTCTACACCGTCTGCGTCGTCACCGTGATCTGGGCCGTGTACGGCTACAGCCTGGCCTTCACCGGCGGCTCCGACTTCATCGGCGGCTTCTCCAAGGCCTTCATGATGGGCGTCACCACCGACTCGAAGGCCGCGACCTTCTCGGTCGACGCCAACATCTCGGAGCTCATCTACATGTGCTTCCAGATGACCTTCGCGGCGATCACCCCCGCCCTCATCGTCGGCGCCTTTGCCGAGCGCATGAAGTTCTCGGCGATCGCGCTGTTCATCCCGCTCTGGGTCACGCTGATCTACTTCCCGATCGCGCACATGGTCTGGTACTGGCCGGGCCCGGACATGATCCAGGACGCTGCCAAGGCTCTTGCCGCGGCGACTGACGCGGCGGCGAAGACCGCGGCGCAGGCCAAGCTCGACGAGATCAACGCCGACGCCGGCTGGATCTTCAAGAAGGGCGCGATCGACTTCGCGGGCGGCACCGTGGTGCACATCAACGCCGGCATCGCAGGCCTCGTCGGCGCTCTCCTGATTGGCAAGCGCGTCGGTTACGGCAAGGAGCTGATGGCTCCGCACTCGCTGACCATGTCGATGATCGGCGCCTCGCTGCTCTGGGTCGGCTGGTTCGGCTTCAACGCCGGCTCCAACCTCGAAGCCAACGGCGGCGCAGCGCTCGCCATGACCAACTCCTTCGTCGCCACCGCGGCCGCCGCGCTGTCGTGGATGTTCGCGGAGTGGATCATCAAGGGCCATCCGTCGGTGCTCGGCGTCATCTCCGGCGCTGTCGCGGGCCTCGTGGCTGTCACCCCCGCCGCCGGCTTCTCCGGCGTGATGGGCGCGATCGTCCTCGGCCTCATCGTCGGCGTGGTCTGCCTGTTCTTCTGCACCGTCGTGAAGAACGCGCTCGGCTATGACGACTCCCTCGATGTGTTCGGCGTGCACTGCGTCGGCGGCATCGTCGGCGCCCTCGGCACCGGCATTCTCGTCAACCCCGCCCTCGGCGGCGCCGGCATCATCGACTATACCGCGATCCCGCCGAAGGTCGCCGACTACGACTTCGCGGCGCAGATGATGTCCCAGATCTGGGGCGTCGGAACTACGCTGGTGTGGTCGGGCGTCGGTTCGGCGATCCTCTACAAGGTCGTCGACGTGATCGTCGGTCTGCGCACCAATGTCGAGAGCGAGCGTGAAGGCCTCGACATCACCGAGCACACCGAGCGCGCCTACAACATGTAA
- a CDS encoding ammonium transporter, translating to MAGLLRRAAVMAAPIGIALVMAAPAQAATSEINAADTAWMIVATALVLMMTIPGLALFYSGMVRKKNVLATMAQSLAAVALISILWVAFGYSLCFVGDGPWIGTLDRWFLAGMTMDSVNPAAKTIPEALFMLYQMTFAIITVALVAGSVADRMRFSAYLLFSVAWFIFVYIPLAHWVWGGGFLNSMGVLDFAGGLVVHLSAGTSGLIAAKVMGRRQGYGSENLSPFDLSLAVMGTGLLWVGWFGFNGGSAGAANSRAVMAIIATHLAACSGALTWGAIEWSTRRKPSVLGMISGAVAGLGTITPASGFVAPWHGIVIGIVAGAVCYWACTWLKHRFNYDDSLDVFGVHGIGGLTGTLLAGVFATSAIGGTAGLFEGHPQQVLIQLYGIAATFVWSAGVSFVLLKLVGLFVPLRVSREHELEGLDISQHGEALQ from the coding sequence ATGGCGGGATTGTTGCGCCGCGCAGCTGTCATGGCTGCGCCGATCGGAATTGCGTTGGTCATGGCCGCGCCGGCGCAAGCCGCGACAAGTGAGATCAACGCCGCCGATACCGCCTGGATGATCGTCGCCACCGCGCTGGTGCTGATGATGACGATCCCGGGCCTCGCCCTGTTCTATTCCGGCATGGTGCGCAAGAAGAACGTGCTCGCCACCATGGCGCAGAGCCTCGCCGCGGTCGCGCTGATCTCCATCCTCTGGGTCGCGTTCGGCTATTCGCTCTGCTTCGTCGGCGATGGCCCGTGGATCGGCACGCTCGACCGCTGGTTTCTCGCCGGCATGACCATGGACAGCGTCAATCCGGCGGCGAAGACCATCCCTGAAGCGCTGTTCATGCTGTACCAGATGACGTTTGCCATCATCACGGTGGCGCTGGTCGCAGGCTCGGTCGCCGACCGGATGCGGTTCTCCGCCTATCTTCTGTTCTCCGTGGCCTGGTTCATCTTCGTCTACATTCCGCTGGCGCATTGGGTGTGGGGCGGCGGCTTTCTCAACAGCATGGGCGTGCTGGATTTCGCCGGCGGCCTCGTGGTGCACCTGTCGGCCGGCACCTCCGGCCTCATTGCGGCGAAGGTGATGGGGCGTCGCCAAGGCTACGGCTCCGAAAATCTCTCGCCGTTCGATCTGTCGCTCGCGGTGATGGGCACCGGCCTGCTGTGGGTCGGCTGGTTCGGCTTCAACGGCGGCTCGGCCGGCGCGGCCAATTCACGCGCGGTGATGGCGATCATCGCCACGCATCTTGCGGCCTGCTCAGGCGCGTTGACCTGGGGTGCGATCGAATGGTCGACGCGGCGCAAGCCCTCCGTGCTCGGCATGATCTCCGGCGCGGTGGCCGGGCTTGGCACCATCACGCCGGCCTCCGGCTTCGTGGCGCCCTGGCACGGCATCGTCATCGGCATTGTCGCCGGTGCGGTCTGCTATTGGGCCTGCACCTGGCTGAAGCACCGCTTCAACTATGACGATTCGCTCGACGTGTTCGGCGTCCACGGCATCGGCGGCCTGACCGGGACCCTGCTCGCCGGCGTGTTCGCAACCAGCGCCATCGGCGGCACCGCCGGCCTGTTCGAGGGCCATCCGCAGCAGGTGCTGATCCAGTTGTACGGGATCGCCGCCACCTTCGTCTGGTCGGCCGGCGTGAGCTTCGTCCTGCTCAAGCTGGTCGGCCTGTTCGTGCCACTGCGCGTATCCCGTGAGCACGAGCTCGAAGGGCTGGATATTTCGCAACACGGCGAAGCCCTGCAATAA
- a CDS encoding PaaI family thioesterase, with amino-acid sequence MSMPHGFDLPALEAVNASAAFNRAAGFDVVAAGKGEATIRMNWRDELTQYSGHLHAGLIAALLDTACGFAAATLVGAVTASHFSMNCLRPAIGRSFLAKGTTLRTGRRQVFARAELFAADEQDALTLVATGETVLVPTGEPSRKTDGS; translated from the coding sequence ATGAGCATGCCGCACGGATTCGACCTGCCAGCGCTCGAGGCGGTCAACGCGTCCGCGGCGTTCAACCGCGCCGCGGGCTTCGACGTTGTTGCGGCCGGCAAGGGCGAGGCGACCATTCGCATGAATTGGCGCGACGAGCTCACCCAGTATTCCGGGCATCTCCACGCCGGCCTGATCGCGGCCCTGCTCGACACGGCCTGCGGGTTCGCCGCAGCAACGCTCGTGGGCGCGGTCACCGCATCGCATTTCTCGATGAACTGCCTGAGGCCGGCCATCGGTCGCTCCTTCCTCGCCAAGGGAACGACGCTCCGCACAGGGCGCAGGCAGGTGTTCGCCCGCGCCGAACTGTTCGCGGCCGATGAGCAAGATGCGTTGACCCTCGTCGCGACAGGCGAGACCGTGCTCGTCCCCACTGGCGAGCCGTCGCGCAAGACCGACGGGAGTTGA
- the tesB gene encoding acyl-CoA thioesterase II, producing MSKSLIDLISILDLEQLEVNLFRGNSPKTSWQRVFGGQVIGQAMVAACRTVEGRLPHSLHCYFILPGDPQIPIIYQVERLRDGKSYSTRRVTAIQHGNAIFSIMVSFHAEEESAFDHQDKMPDVPPPEKLTAEEVAKQPMFKEMPEFIRRYYESDRPIELRPVELGRYFGQKIDDGRIHVWIKTAAKLPDDPALHMCALAYASDFSLLDAIMARYGRTLFDKRMMPASLDHAMWFHRPFRADEWLLYAQDSPNARGGRGLTRGSIFKPDGTLVASVAQEGSVRERKG from the coding sequence ATGTCCAAGAGCCTGATCGACCTCATTTCGATCCTCGACCTCGAACAGCTCGAGGTGAACCTGTTCCGCGGCAACAGCCCGAAGACGAGCTGGCAGCGCGTGTTCGGCGGCCAGGTGATCGGACAGGCGATGGTCGCGGCCTGCCGCACCGTCGAGGGGCGGCTGCCACATTCGCTGCATTGCTATTTCATCCTGCCCGGCGATCCGCAGATCCCGATCATCTACCAGGTCGAACGTCTGCGCGACGGCAAGAGCTATTCGACCCGCCGGGTCACCGCGATCCAGCACGGCAACGCCATCTTCTCGATCATGGTCTCGTTCCATGCCGAGGAGGAAAGCGCCTTCGATCACCAGGACAAGATGCCCGACGTGCCACCACCGGAGAAGCTCACGGCAGAGGAGGTGGCGAAGCAGCCGATGTTCAAGGAGATGCCGGAGTTCATCCGCCGCTATTATGAATCGGACCGGCCGATCGAGCTGCGTCCGGTCGAACTCGGCCGCTATTTCGGCCAGAAGATCGACGACGGCCGCATCCATGTCTGGATCAAGACCGCCGCGAAGCTGCCCGACGACCCGGCGCTGCACATGTGCGCGCTCGCCTATGCCTCGGACTTCTCGCTGCTGGATGCGATCATGGCGCGCTATGGCCGCACGCTGTTCGACAAGCGCATGATGCCGGCGAGCCTCGATCACGCCATGTGGTTTCACCGCCCATTCCGCGCCGACGAATGGCTGCTCTACGCCCAGGATTCGCCGAATGCGCGCGGCGGCCGCGGCTTGACCCGCGGCTCGATCTTCAAGCCCGACGGCACATTGGTCGCCTCCGTCGCGCAGGAAGGCTCCGTGCGCGAGCGCAAGGGATGA